The following are encoded together in the Tripterygium wilfordii isolate XIE 37 chromosome 18, ASM1340144v1, whole genome shotgun sequence genome:
- the LOC119983389 gene encoding uncharacterized protein LOC119983389 yields the protein MKKDTGEVLWSAQKKAEKSLRKMTSTPFVRALRLEDLPNKFSPPTFAIYDGKTDPVAHISAYTHKMALWAGRDGLMCKMFPSSLGTTAMKWFHQLLENSGSSLRELARIFVARFIANSRDPATLDTLFALHLRRGESLRAYAARYSDTYTDIEDCDERTAVATFRLGLPRDYKLRESLTMAPPKNMAALQDRIKQYVKLEEDKQGDR from the coding sequence ATGAAGAAAGATACTGGGGAGGTCTTATGGAGTGCTCAGAAGAAGGCCGAGAAAAGCCTCAGAAAAATGACTTCCACACCCTTCGTGCGGGCTCTGCGACTGGAAGATCTACCAAACAAGTTTTCACCCCCAACCTTTGCAATTTATGATGGAAAAACAGATCCTGTAGCACATATTTCAGCCTACACTCATAAGATGGCTCTTTGGGCAGGTCGAGACGGACTCATGTGCAAAATGTTTCCATCAAGTCTCGGGACAACAGCCATGAAATGGTTTCACCAACTTCTAGAGAATTCAGGTTCGTCTTTAAGGGAGTTGGCCCGGATCTTTGTAGCAAGATTCATAGCAAATAGTCGAGATCCAGCGACATTGGATACGCTATTTGCTTTACATCTGAGGAGAGGAGAGTCACTCCGGGCTTACGCTGCCAGGTATTCAGATACCTATACGGATATAGAAGATTGTGATGAAAGGACCGCAGTGGCTACTTTTCGCCTCGGGCTCCCTCGTGATTATAAACTGCGAGAAAGTTTGACGATGGCTCCACCCAAGAATATGGCCGCGCTTCAGGACAGGATTAAGCAATACGTCAAACTGGAAGAAGACAAACAAGGGGATCGATAG